In Cryptomeria japonica chromosome 10, Sugi_1.0, whole genome shotgun sequence, a genomic segment contains:
- the LOC131073415 gene encoding sesquiterpene synthase Cad-like: MFKPSHRETLINDLHGIFSNGEEKFSLLERISFVDVLQRLGGDRYFQEEIKLALDYIHKYWNHNIIGDLNMTALGFRILRLNRYDVFSDVFKKSKGKEEQFFGFGSSHEDEKLASMLNLFKASELDFPDEKILKEARVFATTYLQQAMKETGDIKEMKNSLPMEIEYALKYPWRTRVPRWEAWNFIQIFKQQNCNASFVNNIYKIPNTYSQKLLGLAILDFNILQAQHQSEMKLISTWWKHSSVIELDFFRHRHIEFYFWWDCSLFEPEFSASRIGFAKLVTSLSVLDDIYDTYGTIDDLRPFTTTLIRWDASMIDNLREYMKIAFKFVYTIHKEIASEAKRKHGPFVHKYIQSYWESYITSYMQEAEWIASNHTPGFDEYLMNGEISGGLIVIMVNSLLLMNVPLSDEIVEKLDIPSSKLQALVSLIARVVDDMKDFEDEQTRGESASSIECYMKDNHGSTREDALNHIINIIENCLQESNNEFLKPSNIPDYCRNLYFNAGMRGIFFLYKDIDGITNSYQKEIRDAITKILMEPIIP; the protein is encoded by the exons atgtttaagccaTCCCATAGGGAAACATTGATCAATGACCTTCATGGTATATTTTCTAATGGAGAAGAAAAATTTAGTCTACTTGAAAGGATTTCGTTTGTTGACGTTCTACAACGTTTGGGAGGCGATCGATATTTTCAAGAGGAAATCAAACTGGCACTTGACTATATCCACAA GTATTGGAATCATAATATTATTGGCGATCTCAACATGACAGCTCTAGGATTTCGGATATTACGATTGAATAGATATGATGTTTTTTCAG ATGTATTTAAAAAATCCAAAGGTAAAGAAGAACAATTCTTTGGCTTTGGATCTAGCCATGAGGATGAAAAATTAGCAAGTATGTTGAATTTATTCAAAGCTTCAGAGCTAGATTTTCCCGATGAAAAAATCTTAAAAGAAGCTAGAGTTTTTGCAACGACATACCTACAACAAGCCATGAAGGAAACTGGTGACATAAAAGAAATGAAAAATTCGCTTCCAATGGAG ATTGAGTACGCTTTGAAATATCCTTGGAGAACTAGGGTTCCGAGATGGGAAGCTTGGAACtttattcaaatattcaaacaacAAAATTGCAATGCGTCATTTGTTAATAACATTTATAA GATTCCAAACACGTATAGCCAAAAGCTATTGGGATTGGCAATATTGGACTTCAATATTTTACAAGCTCAACATCAATCAGAAATGAAATTAATATCCAC GTGGTGGAAACATTCAAGTGTAATTGAGCTTGATTTCTTTCGACATCGCCacattgaattttatttttggtGGGATTGCTCATTATTTGAACCTGAGTTCAGTGCAAGTAGAATTGGTTTTGCAAAATTAGTTACTAGTCTTTCTGTCCTTGATGATATTTATGACACATATGGGACCATTGATGATTTGAGACCATTCACAACAACATTAATAAG ATGGGATGCTTCCATGATTGATAATCTTCGAGAATACATGAAAATTGCTTTCAAATTTGTATACACGATACATAAGGAAATTGCAAGTGAAGCCAAAAGAAAGCATGGTCCCTTTGTTCACAAATACATTCAATCATAC tGGGAGAGTTATATCACATCTTATATGCAAGAAGCGGAATGGATAGCTTCTAATCATACACCAGGTTTTGATGAATATTTAATGAATGGAGAGATAAGTGGTGGTCTAATAGTTATAATGGTCAATTCATTATTACTAATGAATGTTCCTTTATCTGATGAGATTGTGGAGAAACTTGATATCCCATCATCAAAATTGCAAGCTCTTGTGTCATTGATTGCACGAGTAGTGGATGATATGAAAGATTTTGag GATGAACAAACTCGTGGAGAGTCAGCTTCAAGCATTGAGTGCTACATGAAAGACAACCATGGTTCTACAAGGGAAGATGCTTTAAATCATATCATAAATATCATTGAGAACTGTCTACAAGAGTCAAATAATGAGTTTCTTAAGCCTTCAAATATACCAGATTATTGTAGGAACCTATATTTCAATGCTGGCATGCGGGGTATATTTTTCTTGTACAAGGATATTGATGGTATTACAAATTCCTACCAAAAAGAGATACGAGATGCAATAACAAAAATTCTCATGGAACCAATCATTCCATAG